The Minwuia thermotolerans genome window below encodes:
- a CDS encoding AMP-binding protein, whose translation MLVKGREIPWNTVPELLRDKAERFGDAFFCEIYGRRLSYAELDRLSQAVAYGLVAHDIKKGGCVASYMYNCAEQLFGWFAAGRVGAIWAPLNAALSGDDLAYAVRDAGATLLVVEDETWDRIAAIREKLPENLVLVGVGECGKVNGVVPFEELILEGGALPETDIGPGDPAMIIYTGGTTGLPKGVVLPHFAHVCAGLRYGEVLEARAGERHYSTLPLFHAGGVQLGIVGPLFNDMTVVMDRRFSGSGYWQRVIEVDADVIDPIGTMMTVLAQQEETPGERDHHVRITTGVSGQLPESVPARFAERFGIDIVDIYGLTEAGGGMLTSNRLGYQVPDSVGRPHGWCEVAVVDALDQSQPADVSGEIVMRPTVPFSFMLGYHNNAILTVEVMRNQWLHTGDIGRLDSAGNLFFEGRQVHWLRRRGENISAYEVENILSQHPAVEEVIVVGVPSELGEEEVKAYVMARAEAPDPVDLVEWCGTRMAAFKIPRFIEFVDDFPRSATKREVERGKVKDWGNANAWDRDRVMGRLSSQAQAKSGA comes from the coding sequence ATGTTGGTGAAAGGGCGAGAGATCCCTTGGAATACGGTCCCGGAGCTGTTGCGCGACAAGGCCGAGCGCTTCGGAGACGCGTTTTTCTGCGAGATATATGGCCGCCGATTGAGCTACGCCGAACTCGACCGGCTTTCGCAGGCTGTCGCGTACGGCTTGGTCGCCCATGACATCAAGAAGGGCGGCTGTGTCGCCAGCTACATGTACAACTGCGCAGAGCAGCTGTTCGGCTGGTTCGCTGCGGGCCGGGTGGGTGCCATATGGGCGCCCCTAAATGCGGCGCTGAGCGGCGATGACCTTGCCTATGCGGTGCGTGATGCTGGCGCCACATTGCTTGTCGTCGAGGACGAGACCTGGGATCGTATTGCTGCCATCCGGGAGAAGCTGCCCGAAAACCTTGTTCTGGTTGGTGTCGGTGAATGCGGCAAGGTCAATGGCGTCGTGCCTTTCGAGGAATTGATCCTGGAGGGCGGCGCGTTGCCCGAAACCGACATAGGTCCCGGCGATCCGGCGATGATCATTTACACGGGCGGTACCACGGGGCTGCCCAAGGGCGTGGTGCTGCCACACTTCGCCCACGTCTGTGCTGGTCTGCGATATGGCGAGGTGCTCGAGGCCCGGGCGGGAGAACGTCACTATTCGACATTGCCGCTGTTCCATGCCGGCGGCGTCCAGCTCGGCATCGTTGGCCCGCTGTTCAATGACATGACCGTTGTCATGGATCGCCGCTTCAGCGGCTCGGGCTATTGGCAGCGCGTGATCGAGGTTGACGCCGACGTGATCGACCCGATCGGCACGATGATGACCGTGCTGGCGCAGCAGGAGGAGACGCCTGGCGAACGAGATCACCATGTTCGGATTACCACGGGCGTCAGCGGCCAACTTCCCGAATCGGTGCCGGCGCGCTTCGCCGAGCGCTTTGGCATCGACATCGTTGATATCTACGGATTGACCGAGGCTGGGGGTGGCATGCTGACGAGCAACCGGCTCGGATATCAGGTACCCGATTCCGTGGGGCGGCCGCATGGTTGGTGCGAAGTCGCAGTCGTCGACGCACTTGACCAGTCGCAGCCGGCAGACGTCTCGGGCGAAATCGTCATGCGGCCGACCGTGCCCTTCAGCTTCATGCTGGGCTACCACAACAACGCGATCCTGACGGTTGAGGTCATGCGGAACCAGTGGCTGCACACTGGTGACATCGGACGCCTCGACTCAGCGGGCAATTTGTTCTTCGAAGGCCGCCAGGTGCACTGGCTGCGTCGGCGCGGCGAGAACATCTCCGCCTACGAGGTCGAGAATATTCTGAGCCAGCATCCAGCAGTCGAGGAGGTCATCGTCGTTGGCGTCCCCTCTGAACTCGGGGAGGAGGAGGTCAAGGCCTATGTGATGGCCAGAGCCGAGGCACCTGATCCCGTCGATCTCGTAGAATGGTGCGGGACACGCATGGCCGCGTTCAAGATTCCGCGATTCATCGAGTTCGTCGACGATTTTCCGCGTTCGGCGACCAAGCGGGAAGTGGAGCGGGGAAAGGTAAAGGACTGGGGGAACGCGAACGCCTGGGATCGCGACCGTGTCATGGGCCGGCTTAGCTCACAGGCGCAGGCCAAGAGCGGCGCCTGA
- the dctP gene encoding TRAP transporter substrate-binding protein DctP, with translation MRRIITAAAFGLAFAATSASAETNWTAYTFSPSETLVNVPAMRELFTEIEKKTGGELKISLKLGGQLPIKHTNISQAVGDNIVQFGDDGFAAGNIPLIGLLKLPLLLQSEEDFQKAREIAVPYIREAYAEQGILLLAPYYWPAQMVFSTEEFDSLDDFQGRKVETDSPQQSAFVEAFGGAGFSVNSADVPSALQRGTIDTVLTASSGGGKIWSDMLDFNYRMPVTEFPAMLIVNMDAFKALSQEHQEIVLNATQDAAPDVTQDFVDDEKKVAAQLEKQGMVITVPTDEELQRATEAMKPYWEEWAEATGPTAQKALSELREAIGR, from the coding sequence ATGCGACGGATCATCACCGCGGCCGCCTTTGGCCTTGCGTTCGCAGCAACAAGCGCTTCGGCGGAGACAAACTGGACTGCCTACACATTCTCGCCAAGCGAGACGCTGGTGAACGTCCCCGCGATGCGAGAGCTCTTCACCGAGATCGAGAAGAAGACTGGCGGCGAACTGAAGATCAGCCTCAAGCTGGGCGGCCAACTTCCCATCAAGCACACCAACATCTCCCAGGCGGTCGGCGACAACATCGTCCAGTTCGGCGACGACGGTTTCGCCGCTGGCAATATTCCGCTCATCGGCCTGCTCAAGCTGCCGCTGTTATTGCAGAGCGAGGAAGATTTCCAGAAGGCGCGCGAGATCGCTGTCCCCTACATTCGCGAAGCCTATGCGGAGCAGGGCATCCTGCTATTGGCACCCTATTACTGGCCGGCGCAGATGGTATTTTCGACCGAGGAGTTTGACAGCCTCGACGACTTCCAGGGTCGGAAAGTGGAAACCGACTCGCCCCAGCAGTCGGCCTTCGTCGAAGCGTTCGGCGGTGCCGGCTTCTCCGTCAACTCCGCTGATGTGCCTTCGGCGCTGCAGCGAGGGACGATAGACACGGTGCTGACCGCGAGCTCCGGTGGCGGCAAGATCTGGTCGGACATGCTTGATTTCAACTACCGCATGCCCGTCACCGAGTTCCCGGCGATGCTGATCGTCAACATGGACGCCTTCAAGGCCCTGTCGCAGGAGCATCAGGAGATCGTGCTCAACGCGACGCAGGACGCGGCACCAGATGTGACTCAGGACTTCGTCGACGACGAGAAGAAGGTCGCCGCGCAGCTCGAAAAACAGGGCATGGTCATCACCGTGCCCACCGACGAAGAACTCCAGCGCGCGACAGAGGCAATGAAGCCCTACTGGGAAGAATGGGCCGAAGCTACCGGCCCCACGGCCCAGAAAGCGCTTTCTGAACTACGCGAAGCGATCGGACGCTGA